Proteins found in one Cobetia sp. L2A1 genomic segment:
- a CDS encoding MFS transporter, with protein MAYSNNNIYVPNRNQSRSLVNYDATAIMPKSAMFIAALGFAQFCLFVALLGPVMVSMVLKAKTLSSDPLQITNIVGNVLGIGAIAALIGNVLFGYLSDRTRSRYGRRRPWIVGGVLFMALSLYMISLANSTSVLLIGWFCAQLGANAAFGPFIATLSDQLPRTQYGKVSAVIGIAQNVGVLAAAWLASKLSDDMFLLFMVPAFIGVAGMLGYALILKDPPNEEVATEFHLKDLLKAFWINPVQHSDFGYAWLSRFLVIFSTFLFTTYRLPYVIEHFSSENNAVDIVFNGVLAYTICLVVCGYLAGKISDRLGKRKIFVFASLVIFSIGTYSLIHLDSVTQFYIAEALLGAAFGIYTSVDMALVLEVLPNPDRCGKDLGVFNMAAVLPQSLAPLIGAILLNITSGDPNYHLLLIVAGVSGLLGAITILPIKKVK; from the coding sequence ATGGCATACAGCAACAATAATATCTATGTCCCCAATCGTAATCAGAGTCGTTCTCTAGTCAATTATGATGCCACTGCCATAATGCCCAAGAGCGCGATGTTCATAGCGGCATTGGGATTTGCACAATTCTGCCTATTTGTTGCGTTATTGGGCCCTGTCATGGTGTCAATGGTCTTGAAAGCAAAGACGCTTTCCAGCGACCCACTGCAAATAACCAATATTGTCGGGAATGTGCTGGGGATTGGCGCCATAGCAGCACTGATAGGCAATGTATTGTTTGGTTATCTTTCAGATCGTACCCGGTCAAGATATGGTCGTAGACGCCCCTGGATCGTGGGTGGCGTGCTGTTTATGGCGTTATCTCTTTATATGATAAGCCTGGCAAATAGCACCTCCGTTCTATTGATAGGATGGTTTTGTGCACAATTAGGGGCCAATGCAGCATTTGGACCATTCATTGCAACACTATCCGATCAATTACCACGTACTCAATACGGAAAAGTCTCTGCGGTAATAGGCATTGCCCAGAATGTTGGGGTTCTTGCCGCTGCGTGGTTAGCCAGCAAGCTGTCGGATGACATGTTCCTGCTGTTCATGGTACCTGCTTTCATCGGGGTTGCTGGAATGCTGGGGTATGCCCTGATATTGAAAGATCCACCCAATGAAGAGGTGGCGACAGAATTTCATCTCAAGGATTTGCTGAAAGCGTTTTGGATCAATCCTGTGCAGCACTCTGATTTTGGCTATGCCTGGCTTTCCCGTTTCCTTGTCATCTTCTCTACCTTTCTTTTCACGACCTATCGCTTGCCGTACGTAATAGAACACTTCAGTTCAGAAAACAATGCCGTGGATATAGTGTTCAATGGAGTGCTGGCTTATACCATTTGTCTTGTAGTTTGTGGCTACCTGGCAGGCAAGATATCAGACAGATTGGGGAAACGGAAAATCTTCGTCTTTGCATCTCTCGTCATATTCTCGATAGGCACCTATTCGTTGATTCATCTTGATTCTGTAACGCAGTTTTATATTGCCGAAGCCTTGTTGGGCGCAGCCTTTGGTATTTATACCAGTGTTGATATGGCGCTTGTCCTGGAGGTGCTCCCCAATCCTGATCGATGTGGCAAGGACTTGGGCGTATTCAACATGGCCGCAGTATTACCTCAGTCCTTGGCCCCTCTGATCGGAGCAATACTATTGAATATAACCTCAGGGGATCCGAATTATCATCTCCTGTTGATTGTAGCTGGGGTCTCCGGTTTATTGGGGGCTATTACAATACTTCCGATTAAAAAGGTGAAATGA
- the rihA gene encoding pyrimidine-specific ribonucleoside hydrolase RihA, whose product MTRSVILDCDPGHDDAISLILALSTAELEVLAVTTSAGNQTPNKTLNNALRVLTLLGRHDIPVAGGAPKPLARELIIADNVHGESGLDGPKLPDPAFAPVKQTAIELMAEKVCACEQAVTLVPTGPLTNIALFLAAHPELHYKIDSIVLMGGAAGVGNWTPAAEFNIFVDPEAADMVFKSGLPIVMCGLDVTHQAQIMDEDIERFRTIDNPAAQCVAELLDFFMIYHRDPKWGFTGAPLHDPCTIAWLLQPELFTAVDCWVGVETQGEYTQGMTVVDRYQLTGKPHNAKVLFDIDREGFVAFIVKQLKEYSKAN is encoded by the coding sequence ATGACACGCTCTGTCATTCTCGATTGCGACCCCGGCCACGACGATGCCATCTCGCTGATTCTGGCACTCAGCACTGCTGAGCTTGAGGTATTGGCCGTCACCACCAGTGCCGGCAATCAGACGCCAAACAAGACACTCAACAACGCACTGCGCGTGCTGACTCTACTGGGGCGTCATGATATTCCGGTGGCAGGCGGCGCACCCAAGCCGCTGGCCCGTGAACTGATCATCGCGGACAACGTACATGGCGAAAGTGGCCTGGACGGCCCCAAACTACCCGACCCCGCCTTTGCACCGGTCAAGCAGACGGCTATCGAGCTGATGGCCGAGAAGGTGTGCGCATGTGAGCAGGCCGTCACCCTGGTGCCCACCGGCCCGCTGACCAATATCGCGCTGTTTCTTGCCGCTCACCCGGAGCTGCACTACAAGATCGACAGCATCGTGTTGATGGGCGGTGCGGCGGGTGTTGGCAACTGGACGCCTGCCGCCGAGTTCAACATCTTCGTTGACCCTGAAGCCGCTGACATGGTGTTCAAGTCTGGCCTGCCGATCGTGATGTGTGGACTGGATGTCACACATCAGGCGCAGATCATGGACGAGGATATCGAGCGCTTTCGCACCATCGACAACCCTGCCGCCCAATGTGTCGCGGAGTTGCTCGACTTCTTCATGATCTACCACCGCGATCCGAAATGGGGCTTCACCGGCGCCCCACTGCATGACCCCTGTACCATCGCATGGTTGCTCCAACCGGAGCTGTTCACCGCGGTGGATTGCTGGGTCGGCGTCGAGACACAAGGCGAATATACCCAGGGCATGACCGTCGTCGACCGCTACCAGCTTACCGGCAAGCCGCACAACGCCAAGGTGCTGTTCGATATTGATCGAGAGGGGTTTGTGGCCTTCATCGTCAAGCAGTTGAAAGAGTATTCAAAAGCCAACTAG
- a CDS encoding GMC oxidoreductase: MQNARGHDHDDTFDYDYIVVGSGFGGSVCAHRLTEKGYDVGIMEQGKRWTPDSMPRSNWHIRHWLWRPMLGLRGFFTMSFFRHVIVLHGNAVGGGSITYAQTLLVPPDKVWDNGQWAALNDWHAVMPGHYATAKKMLGVTTNQIIAPADLGLKRMAEVAGCEDTWYPTDVGIFFGPEGSHDKAALGTAYPDPYFDGEGPERHSCIGCGGCMMGCQHGAKNTLDKNYLYLAEKHGAKMHAETKVIDVVPLNGKADGEDGYAVTTVPSTFAGLTLGRGKRTFTCHSIVFSGSSLGTQELLFTLKDRGSLPNISAALGQRVRTNAESLISCRIPDSEADMSKGIAIGSGIHIDEYTHIEATRYPAGSDFMGLLFTAMAKGKPGWTRPFSWLSAMGKLFVANPLRAMKFQLPWRFAKETIIFLCMQTADGHLDMKLKRLWYWPFRKALVTEGKRIATFIPEANDFVIRGAKAIGAIPGSSFTEVLFNIPTTAHCMGGAAMAATPEEGVCDGHNRVFHYQNMLICDSSMLAANLGVNPSLTITALTEHAMSHVPIKS; this comes from the coding sequence ATGCAAAACGCTCGAGGCCACGATCATGACGATACGTTCGATTACGACTATATCGTCGTGGGCTCCGGGTTTGGTGGTTCGGTCTGTGCGCATCGCCTCACTGAGAAAGGCTATGACGTCGGCATCATGGAACAGGGCAAGCGTTGGACACCTGACAGCATGCCTCGCTCCAACTGGCATATCAGACACTGGCTGTGGCGGCCCATGCTGGGCCTGCGCGGCTTTTTCACCATGAGCTTCTTTCGCCATGTCATCGTGCTGCATGGCAATGCCGTGGGCGGCGGCTCCATCACCTATGCACAAACCCTGCTCGTGCCGCCCGACAAGGTGTGGGACAACGGCCAATGGGCGGCGCTCAATGACTGGCATGCCGTGATGCCGGGGCACTACGCCACCGCCAAGAAGATGCTTGGCGTCACCACCAATCAGATCATCGCGCCGGCCGATCTCGGCCTGAAACGCATGGCGGAAGTCGCCGGCTGCGAAGACACCTGGTACCCCACCGACGTCGGTATCTTCTTTGGCCCCGAAGGAAGTCATGACAAGGCCGCGCTCGGCACGGCGTATCCAGACCCCTACTTCGATGGCGAAGGCCCCGAAAGGCACAGCTGCATCGGCTGTGGCGGCTGCATGATGGGCTGCCAACATGGTGCCAAGAACACACTGGACAAGAACTACCTGTATCTGGCCGAGAAGCACGGCGCCAAGATGCATGCTGAAACCAAGGTGATCGATGTCGTGCCGCTCAATGGCAAGGCAGATGGAGAAGACGGTTATGCGGTGACAACGGTGCCTTCCACCTTTGCCGGGCTGACTCTTGGTAGAGGCAAGCGCACGTTCACCTGCCACTCCATCGTCTTTTCCGGCTCATCACTTGGCACGCAGGAGTTGCTGTTCACGCTCAAGGACAGGGGCTCATTGCCGAACATCTCGGCGGCACTGGGTCAGCGAGTGCGCACCAATGCGGAGTCTCTGATCAGCTGTCGTATCCCGGATAGCGAGGCCGACATGTCGAAAGGTATCGCCATCGGCTCTGGCATTCATATTGATGAATACACGCACATTGAAGCCACCCGCTACCCTGCCGGCTCTGACTTCATGGGGTTGCTGTTTACCGCGATGGCCAAGGGCAAGCCCGGCTGGACACGCCCTTTTTCATGGCTGAGCGCAATGGGAAAACTCTTCGTCGCCAACCCACTGCGCGCGATGAAATTCCAGCTACCGTGGAGATTCGCAAAAGAAACGATCATCTTCCTGTGCATGCAGACGGCAGATGGTCACCTCGACATGAAGCTGAAGCGGCTATGGTATTGGCCATTCCGCAAGGCGCTGGTGACTGAGGGCAAACGCATCGCCACCTTCATTCCTGAAGCGAATGATTTCGTCATCCGTGGCGCCAAGGCCATCGGCGCCATCCCCGGCAGCAGCTTCACCGAAGTACTGTTCAATATTCCGACGACAGCCCACTGCATGGGCGGCGCGGCCATGGCGGCCACTCCGGAGGAAGGCGTTTGCGATGGCCACAACCGCGTCTTCCACTACCAGAACATGCTGATCTGCGACAGCTCAATGCTCGCCGCCAACCTCGGCGTCAACCCGAGCTTGACGATCACCGCGCTGACGGAACATGCCATGAGCCATGTTCCGATCAAAAGCTGA
- a CDS encoding glutaredoxin family protein, translated as MKRVSLFSMSNCPHCKTAKQYLEQQKIGFRLVDVRSPAGQKEFAKTGFRSVPVLKIGDQFLKGFSVKGFNQLYKE; from the coding sequence ATGAAACGAGTGTCACTCTTCAGCATGTCGAACTGCCCACACTGCAAGACAGCCAAGCAGTATCTGGAACAGCAGAAGATCGGCTTCCGATTGGTCGATGTCAGATCCCCAGCGGGACAGAAGGAATTCGCCAAGACAGGCTTTCGCAGCGTGCCCGTCCTGAAGATTGGTGATCAGTTCCTGAAGGGTTTCAGCGTGAAAGGCTTCAATCAGTTGTATAAAGAGTGA
- a CDS encoding GntR family transcriptional regulator, producing MIKMSHAQRLRDLLEDAIVEGRFPPGTKLDPEALGREYECSRTPIREALQQLAASGMVKVVPKRGTFVTQLGISELVERFEVMAELEAMCGRLAARRITPQELIELKKAHAACRERLKADDANGYYYENGCFHHCLYRASHNAFLTEEATRLHAILKPYRRLQLHVRHRMHTSFAEHEAIVAAIEAGDAAAAEQALKDHVHIQGERFTDLVANIERLHEPA from the coding sequence ATGATCAAGATGTCTCACGCACAACGCCTGCGCGACCTGCTGGAAGACGCCATCGTCGAAGGGCGCTTTCCTCCAGGCACCAAGCTCGACCCCGAAGCGCTGGGTCGCGAGTACGAATGCTCACGCACGCCGATTCGCGAAGCATTGCAGCAGCTGGCTGCCTCCGGAATGGTGAAGGTCGTGCCCAAGCGCGGCACCTTCGTCACGCAATTGGGAATTTCAGAACTGGTCGAACGCTTTGAAGTGATGGCAGAACTGGAGGCCATGTGTGGACGTCTCGCCGCGCGGCGTATCACCCCGCAAGAACTGATCGAACTGAAAAAGGCCCATGCCGCCTGCCGTGAACGTCTCAAAGCTGACGATGCCAATGGCTACTACTACGAGAATGGCTGCTTTCATCACTGCCTCTACCGCGCCAGCCACAACGCCTTCCTCACCGAAGAAGCCACGCGCCTGCATGCCATCCTCAAACCCTACCGTCGGTTACAACTTCATGTTCGTCACCGCATGCACACCTCCTTCGCGGAACACGAAGCCATCGTCGCCGCCATTGAAGCGGGCGACGCCGCTGCTGCCGAGCAGGCATTGAAGGATCACGTGCATATCCAGGGGGAAAGGTTTACAGACCTGGTAGCTAATATAGAGAGGCTGCATGAACCAGCTTGA
- a CDS encoding malonyl-CoA decarboxylase has protein sequence MNINLSFLQDLLTHVGNRARHQVGLGPSQSGSEHPLARLTDNCHRLTESSGEASRIMIAQRALEDYQTLNDDERRAFFQLLADEYAANEDGIHAAYAAYRESPDNACLENLFSACEPKRQSLLRRLNLCPGGTYEIVRMRADLLKVIKEHPELKPLDADFAHLFASWFNRGFLMLEAIDWNTPAAVLEKIIRYEAVHAIQDWSDLRGRLDPEDRRCYAFFHPAIGDEPLIFVEVALCKGAPDNIQHLLANSGQTTEREADTAVFYSISNCQAGLKGISFGNFLIKQVVQELQRELPNLSRFVTLSPVPGFSQWLSKAREDEALEVSDLLAEQLAQGDWVEQDDVRQKMAPELRALAAHYLVNVKHRSGQPLDPVARFHLGNGASLHRLNWPGDTSHNGLKQAHGLMVNYLYEPHRIEQNHEAFSRNDNVVCSSDVKKEARQGANTLEKDKRAVEKDTKRIAKKDAKPSARELEASDERSDERSQTS, from the coding sequence GTGAACATCAATCTCAGTTTTCTGCAGGACCTGTTGACCCACGTAGGCAACCGCGCCCGTCATCAGGTGGGACTCGGGCCGAGTCAGAGCGGCAGCGAGCATCCGCTGGCTCGCCTGACCGACAACTGCCATCGCCTGACGGAAAGCAGCGGTGAAGCCTCACGCATCATGATCGCGCAGCGCGCATTGGAGGATTACCAGACGCTGAATGATGACGAACGACGCGCCTTCTTTCAGCTGCTGGCAGACGAGTATGCCGCCAATGAGGATGGCATTCATGCCGCTTACGCGGCCTATCGCGAGTCGCCGGACAACGCCTGTCTGGAGAACCTGTTTTCTGCCTGCGAGCCCAAGCGCCAGTCACTGCTGCGCCGGTTGAACCTTTGCCCCGGCGGCACCTATGAAATCGTGCGCATGCGCGCTGACCTGCTGAAGGTCATCAAGGAACATCCAGAGCTCAAGCCGCTGGACGCCGATTTCGCGCACCTGTTCGCCTCCTGGTTCAATCGTGGCTTCCTGATGCTGGAGGCTATCGACTGGAACACCCCGGCGGCGGTGCTCGAGAAGATCATCCGCTATGAAGCGGTGCACGCGATTCAGGACTGGAGCGACCTGCGCGGCCGTCTCGACCCTGAAGATCGCCGCTGTTACGCCTTCTTCCACCCGGCCATCGGCGACGAGCCGCTCATCTTCGTTGAGGTCGCGCTCTGCAAGGGCGCGCCGGACAACATCCAGCACCTGCTGGCCAACAGTGGCCAGACCACCGAGCGCGAAGCGGATACCGCCGTCTTCTATAGCATCAGTAACTGTCAGGCAGGGCTGAAAGGCATCTCGTTCGGCAACTTCCTGATCAAGCAGGTGGTGCAGGAACTGCAGCGCGAGCTGCCTAATCTCAGCCGCTTCGTCACGCTCTCCCCTGTCCCTGGTTTCAGTCAGTGGCTATCCAAGGCACGTGAAGATGAAGCACTGGAAGTCTCGGACCTGCTGGCCGAGCAGCTGGCTCAGGGCGACTGGGTCGAACAGGACGACGTGCGCCAGAAGATGGCACCGGAACTGCGCGCCCTCGCCGCCCATTATCTCGTCAACGTCAAACATCGCAGCGGCCAGCCGCTGGACCCGGTGGCACGCTTCCACCTGGGCAATGGTGCCAGTCTGCATCGCCTCAACTGGCCGGGAGACACCTCGCACAACGGCCTCAAGCAAGCCCATGGCCTGATGGTGAACTACCTCTATGAGCCGCATCGCATTGAGCAAAATCACGAAGCCTTCAGCCGCAATGACAATGTGGTGTGCAGCAGCGACGTGAAAAAAGAAGCCAGACAAGGCGCCAATACTCTCGAAAAAGACAAGCGAGCGGTGGAGAAAGATACTAAGCGTATCGCGAAGAAAGATGCCAAACCGAGTGCCCGCGAGTTGGAGGCTTCTGACGAAAGGTCCGACGAACGCTCTCAGACCAGCTGA
- a CDS encoding malonate--CoA ligase — translation MNQNLYQQFAVNFTQRADAPFMSTPGARSYTFDQARQAAGRIATVLRELGVSPGDRIAVQVDKSCEAVLLYLASLQVGAVYLPLNTAYTGEEIRYFLGDAQPHLYVCQPSVLDTARQLASECGVACVESLGDDNDGSLMDKAAAAQISSDVEPRSGEDLAAILYTSGTTGRSKGAMLSHDNLASNCIALAETWRFTSDDHLIHALPIFHTHGLFVACNIVMTVGASMTFLPKFDAEQILDLMPSASVLMGVPTFYTRLLGSDRLNRETTAGMRLFVSGSAPLLSETHSEFSARTGHAILERYGMTETNMNTSNPYDGERRPGTVGLPLPGTEVRITDRETGATLPRGETGLIEVKGTNVFTGYWKMPEKTASEFREDGFFITGDLGMIDDNGYISISGRDKDLIISGGYNIYPKEVELLIDDLPGINESAVFGVAHPDFGEAVCAVVVMQSGQQGQASEASILAVLQDKLARYKQPKRIFFIDSLPRNVMGKVQKKQLRDEYADLFAVKHEKHA, via the coding sequence ATGAACCAGAACCTTTATCAGCAGTTCGCCGTCAATTTCACGCAACGTGCCGATGCCCCCTTCATGAGCACGCCCGGCGCCCGCAGCTACACCTTTGATCAAGCACGTCAGGCAGCGGGTCGCATCGCGACCGTACTGCGTGAGCTGGGTGTCTCGCCGGGCGATCGTATCGCCGTTCAGGTCGATAAAAGCTGTGAAGCCGTACTGCTGTATCTGGCCAGCCTGCAGGTCGGCGCGGTCTATCTGCCGCTGAATACCGCCTATACCGGCGAAGAGATTCGCTACTTTTTGGGCGATGCCCAGCCGCACCTGTATGTCTGTCAGCCCAGCGTGTTGGACACCGCTCGCCAGCTTGCCAGCGAATGTGGCGTCGCGTGCGTCGAGAGCTTGGGAGATGACAACGATGGCAGCCTGATGGATAAGGCCGCCGCCGCGCAGATCAGCAGCGATGTCGAACCGCGCAGCGGTGAAGATCTGGCGGCTATTCTCTATACCTCCGGCACCACCGGACGCTCCAAGGGGGCGATGCTCAGCCACGACAATCTGGCCTCCAACTGCATCGCGCTGGCCGAGACCTGGCGCTTCACCAGCGATGATCATCTGATTCACGCCCTGCCCATCTTCCACACGCATGGCCTGTTCGTAGCCTGCAATATCGTGATGACGGTCGGGGCGTCAATGACCTTCCTGCCCAAGTTCGATGCCGAGCAGATTCTCGACCTGATGCCCAGCGCCAGCGTATTGATGGGCGTGCCCACCTTCTATACCCGCCTGTTGGGATCGGATCGCCTCAATCGCGAGACGACTGCTGGCATGCGTTTGTTCGTCTCGGGTTCGGCACCGCTCTTGAGCGAGACGCACAGCGAATTCAGCGCGCGCACCGGCCATGCGATTCTTGAACGTTACGGCATGACCGAAACCAACATGAACACCTCCAATCCCTATGACGGCGAACGTCGTCCCGGCACGGTCGGCTTGCCCCTGCCGGGCACTGAGGTGCGCATCACTGATCGCGAGACGGGCGCGACCTTGCCGCGTGGCGAAACGGGCCTGATTGAAGTCAAGGGGACGAATGTCTTCACAGGCTACTGGAAGATGCCAGAGAAGACCGCCAGCGAGTTCCGCGAGGATGGATTCTTCATCACGGGGGACCTCGGCATGATCGACGACAACGGCTATATCTCTATCAGTGGCCGCGACAAGGATTTGATCATCTCCGGTGGCTACAACATCTACCCGAAAGAGGTAGAGCTGCTGATCGATGACCTGCCAGGCATCAACGAATCTGCCGTGTTCGGCGTCGCGCATCCAGATTTCGGTGAAGCCGTCTGTGCCGTCGTGGTGATGCAGTCAGGCCAGCAAGGCCAGGCCAGCGAAGCCAGCATCCTCGCTGTACTGCAAGACAAGCTGGCTCGCTACAAGCAGCCCAAGCGCATCTTCTTCATCGATAGCCTGCCGCGCAATGTGATGGGCAAGGTACAGAAGAAACAGCTGCGCGATGAATATGCAGATCTCTTTGCCGTAAAACACGAAAAGCACGCTTGA
- the madL gene encoding malonate transporter subunit MadL, whose amino-acid sequence MVIYGVALLAGCMMAGLVIGDLLGQLLNIDSNLGGVGIAMLLLIFITGVLKERGKMADSTSNGINFWNAMYIPIVVAMAASQNVAAAFSGGMVALVAGVLAVVLGLALVPLLTGKRPPEPADEEHPEGGMDEGTRFTPVRTSVTTGAPVLDRSRHSAPASASSITPPTHRQ is encoded by the coding sequence ATGGTTATCTACGGAGTTGCCCTGCTCGCAGGGTGCATGATGGCGGGTCTCGTGATCGGTGACCTGCTCGGACAGTTACTCAATATCGATTCAAATCTCGGCGGTGTCGGTATCGCCATGCTGTTGCTCATCTTCATCACCGGTGTGCTGAAAGAGCGCGGCAAGATGGCCGACAGTACCTCCAACGGCATCAACTTCTGGAATGCGATGTACATCCCCATCGTCGTCGCCATGGCCGCCAGCCAGAACGTGGCAGCGGCCTTCAGCGGCGGCATGGTCGCCCTCGTCGCCGGTGTACTGGCCGTGGTACTTGGCCTGGCGCTGGTGCCATTGCTGACGGGCAAACGTCCGCCCGAGCCCGCTGACGAAGAGCATCCCGAAGGTGGGATGGACGAAGGCACCCGCTTCACGCCGGTCAGGACTTCCGTCACCACCGGCGCGCCAGTGCTGGACCGCAGTCGTCACAGCGCACCTGCGAGCGCGTCTTCCATCACGCCCCCCACCCACCGCCAGTAA
- the madM gene encoding malonate transporter subunit MadM, with product MIDSIVSLFDKYHLVAAFAVIGLAMYVAYWISNNLTRGKLHGSAIAIILGLVLAYIGGITTGGSKGLSDVTLFSGLGLMGGGMLRDFAIIATAYGVNLKEIRQTGFRGVIALFVGVFISFVAGAGVAIAFGYTDPVDITTIGAGAVTYIVGPVTGATLGASSEVVALSIAAGLVKSILTMVATPMTARMIGLDNPRSAMIFGGLIGTTSGVAAGLAATDARLVPYGAMTATFYTGLGILLAPTVLFLAVRAVM from the coding sequence ATGATCGATTCCATCGTCAGTCTGTTCGACAAGTATCATCTGGTCGCCGCCTTCGCCGTGATTGGCCTGGCGATGTATGTGGCCTACTGGATCAGCAACAACCTCACGCGCGGCAAGCTGCACGGCTCCGCCATCGCCATCATTCTGGGGCTGGTTCTGGCCTATATCGGCGGTATCACGACCGGCGGTAGCAAGGGGCTTTCCGATGTCACGCTGTTTTCGGGCCTCGGCCTGATGGGCGGCGGCATGCTGCGAGATTTCGCCATCATTGCCACCGCCTACGGCGTCAACCTGAAAGAGATTCGCCAGACCGGCTTTCGCGGCGTGATCGCACTTTTCGTCGGCGTGTTCATCTCCTTCGTCGCCGGTGCGGGTGTCGCCATCGCCTTTGGCTATACCGATCCCGTCGATATCACCACCATCGGCGCGGGTGCCGTCACCTATATTGTTGGCCCTGTCACGGGTGCCACGCTGGGTGCCAGCTCCGAAGTGGTCGCGCTCTCGATTGCCGCAGGCCTGGTGAAGTCGATCCTGACCATGGTTGCCACGCCGATGACGGCGCGCATGATCGGCCTGGACAATCCGCGTTCGGCAATGATCTTCGGTGGCCTGATCGGGACTACCAGTGGCGTGGCCGCTGGCCTTGCCGCCACCGATGCACGTCTGGTGCCCTACGGCGCGATGACGGCGACCTTCTACACCGGCCTCGGTATCCTGCTCGCCCCGACAGTGCTGTTCCTCGCGGTACGTGCGGTGATGTAA
- a CDS encoding alpha/beta hydrolase gives MRTTVDERGRDRNTLRVMVKRMTLFARRQAWGLIMLTSGAVSLPAIAMTHAADDNALPGTTTVFTQHSSATGQDYLIQVALPKVAPPQGGYPVLLVLDGNRHLDLFTAARDILGRRGFDKAPASLAIVAVGYAGEGERAPERAFISRARLKDFTPPLTSGVAHEGMGGGDRFLKYLTQALPPALAARYPLNLARPALAGHSLGGLFALHAQQQQAEAFGAIFAISPSLWWLAEHDSAHWPPVLHCSRHMAPVMIGAGGREQSPQPERNAPERDRLRVARAMIDNARDYASQLRERCPQAQVQWNLYENEDHGSVMWPAARTVIESLSNPR, from the coding sequence ATGAGGACCACAGTTGATGAGCGGGGCAGAGACCGCAATACCTTGAGGGTGATGGTGAAGCGAATGACGCTGTTCGCGCGGCGACAGGCATGGGGACTCATCATGCTGACATCCGGCGCTGTCAGCTTGCCGGCCATTGCCATGACTCACGCCGCTGACGATAACGCACTGCCAGGCACGACAACAGTGTTCACACAGCACTCCAGCGCCACGGGGCAGGACTACCTGATCCAGGTGGCGTTACCCAAGGTCGCACCGCCCCAGGGAGGCTATCCGGTATTGCTGGTGCTGGATGGTAATCGCCACCTGGATCTGTTCACGGCAGCGCGCGACATACTGGGACGTCGTGGCTTTGACAAGGCGCCCGCGAGTCTTGCCATTGTCGCGGTGGGCTACGCCGGAGAGGGGGAGCGCGCCCCGGAACGCGCCTTCATCTCACGGGCGCGTCTCAAGGACTTCACGCCGCCCCTCACCAGCGGCGTGGCTCACGAGGGCATGGGCGGTGGCGATCGTTTCCTAAAGTACCTGACCCAGGCCTTGCCCCCGGCGCTGGCGGCGCGTTATCCGCTCAATCTGGCGCGTCCGGCACTGGCGGGGCATTCGCTGGGAGGGCTGTTCGCCCTCCATGCACAGCAGCAACAGGCCGAAGCCTTCGGCGCCATCTTCGCGATCAGCCCGTCGCTGTGGTGGCTGGCGGAGCACGACTCTGCCCATTGGCCGCCGGTATTGCATTGCTCACGCCATATGGCGCCCGTCATGATCGGCGCTGGCGGACGTGAGCAATCGCCACAGCCAGAGCGCAATGCCCCTGAGCGTGATCGGTTGCGTGTCGCGCGGGCGATGATCGACAACGCGCGAGACTACGCCAGTCAGTTGCGTGAACGCTGCCCACAGGCACAGGTGCAATGGAATCTGTATGAGAACGAGGACCACGGCAGTGTGATGTGGCCCGCGGCGCGCACGGTAATCGAGAGCCTTTCGAACCCCCGCTGA